In the Salinirubrum litoreum genome, one interval contains:
- a CDS encoding uracil-xanthine permease family protein gives MSEENTSESSFVEYGIDDRPPLPTSLLLGVQHYLTMVGANIAVPLILAGALGMPSEIVPQFVGTFFVVSGIATLAQTTIGNRYPIVQGAPFSMLAPALAVIGVVQASNPTGPAWQAALLQLQGAIIVASLAEVAIGYFGLLGRLRRFISPVVVAPTIALIGLALFNTPQITAATNDFWLLGLTLGLIILFSLYLDTSHRIFDLFPVLLGVVTAWAIALVLSLAGVYTSSSPGYVAYGQVLSAPAIMPIYPLQWGIPEVSLPLVVGMFAGVAASMVESFGDYHAVARLSGQGAPSERRINHGIGMEGLMNIVSASFGGCGCTSYSENIGAIGLTGVASRYVVQIGAVVMLFVGFVGYFGQAVATIPNPIVGGLFLAMFGQIVAVGLSNLKYVDLDSQRNVFIVGFALFAGLAVPAYINGLGAAAPDGVTASAFFQQGLAGIPVAGVLLGTDIVANTLFVIGGTGMAVGGLAAFVLDNTVSGSRDERGLIQWEAVVEDDEAFESAWDRVRGRDRPDGGSKAD, from the coding sequence ATGAGCGAAGAGAACACGTCGGAATCGAGTTTCGTGGAGTACGGTATCGACGACAGACCACCCCTGCCGACCTCGCTGTTGCTCGGGGTGCAACACTACCTCACGATGGTCGGCGCGAACATCGCGGTCCCACTGATTCTCGCGGGCGCACTCGGAATGCCCAGCGAGATCGTCCCGCAGTTCGTCGGCACATTCTTCGTCGTCTCCGGCATCGCCACGCTGGCTCAGACGACGATCGGGAACCGCTACCCGATCGTGCAGGGGGCACCCTTCTCGATGCTCGCGCCCGCGCTGGCCGTGATCGGGGTCGTACAGGCCTCGAACCCCACCGGGCCGGCGTGGCAGGCGGCGCTCCTCCAACTGCAGGGGGCGATCATCGTGGCCTCGCTCGCCGAGGTCGCGATCGGCTACTTCGGCCTGCTCGGTCGCCTCCGGCGGTTCATCTCACCGGTCGTCGTCGCCCCGACGATCGCGCTGATCGGACTGGCGCTGTTCAACACGCCGCAGATCACGGCCGCGACGAACGACTTCTGGCTGCTGGGCCTGACGCTGGGGCTCATCATCCTCTTCTCGCTGTATCTCGACACGAGCCACCGCATCTTCGATCTGTTCCCGGTCCTGTTGGGCGTCGTGACCGCGTGGGCCATCGCCCTCGTGCTGTCGCTCGCGGGCGTCTACACCTCGTCTTCGCCGGGGTACGTCGCCTACGGACAGGTGCTGTCCGCGCCGGCGATCATGCCGATCTACCCGCTCCAGTGGGGGATTCCCGAGGTCTCGCTTCCCCTCGTGGTCGGGATGTTCGCCGGGGTCGCCGCCTCGATGGTCGAGAGTTTCGGTGACTACCACGCCGTGGCCCGTCTGTCGGGACAGGGCGCACCCTCGGAACGCCGGATCAACCACGGTATCGGCATGGAGGGGCTGATGAACATCGTCTCCGCCTCCTTCGGTGGCTGTGGCTGTACCTCCTACTCCGAGAACATCGGTGCCATCGGCCTGACCGGCGTCGCCTCGCGGTACGTCGTCCAGATCGGTGCGGTCGTGATGCTGTTCGTCGGCTTCGTCGGCTACTTCGGACAGGCGGTCGCCACCATCCCGAACCCCATCGTCGGTGGGCTCTTCCTCGCCATGTTCGGGCAGATCGTCGCGGTCGGCCTGTCGAACCTGAAGTACGTCGATCTGGACTCCCAGCGCAACGTCTTCATCGTCGGCTTCGCGCTCTTCGCTGGCCTGGCGGTCCCGGCGTACATCAATGGTCTCGGCGCGGCCGCCCCCGACGGTGTCACGGCCTCGGCGTTCTTCCAGCAGGGTCTCGCGGGTATCCCGGTCGCGGGCGTGCTCCTCGGGACCGACATCGTGGCGAACACGCTGTTCGTCATCGGCGGCACGGGGATGGCGGTCGGCGGCCTGGCCGCGTTCGTGCTGGACAACACCGTCTCCGGGTCGCGTGACGAACGCGGCCTGATCCAGTGGGAGGCAGTCGTCGAGGACGACGAGGCGTTCGAGTCCGCGTGGGACCGCGTCAGAGGGCGTGATCGGCCCGACGGTGGCTCGAAGGCCGACTGA
- a CDS encoding YIP1 family protein gives MTTWVENPSGGRDRGPRGLARAWVEVLLRPRRFFRNGVAPGDQAPGLSFAVAVSLVYVLGLFAFQPSYVPDLGGGTAVPFVLSVLAVALVIAPATLHLTAALQTILLIATVRDRAGVSETVQVIAYATAPAVVAGLPFPEVRILATLYGAALLVIGLATVHGTTLGRAAVAGAIPATLVFGYAFRGLTPLVAFVEGVLRSWYII, from the coding sequence GTGACGACGTGGGTCGAGAATCCCAGCGGCGGCCGTGATCGCGGCCCGCGCGGACTGGCGCGAGCGTGGGTCGAGGTACTGCTCCGTCCCCGCCGGTTCTTCCGGAACGGGGTCGCACCAGGCGATCAGGCGCCGGGCCTCTCGTTCGCGGTCGCGGTGTCGCTGGTGTACGTCCTCGGACTGTTCGCCTTCCAGCCGAGCTACGTCCCCGATCTGGGCGGCGGGACGGCGGTCCCCTTCGTCCTGTCGGTGCTGGCGGTGGCGCTGGTCATCGCGCCGGCCACGCTCCACCTGACCGCCGCACTGCAAACGATCCTGTTGATCGCCACGGTGCGTGATCGGGCGGGCGTCTCCGAGACGGTGCAGGTGATCGCCTACGCGACCGCACCGGCGGTGGTCGCGGGGCTTCCGTTCCCCGAGGTGCGGATCCTGGCGACGCTGTACGGCGCGGCCCTCCTGGTGATCGGCCTGGCGACGGTCCACGGGACGACGCTCGGCCGGGCGGCGGTCGCTGGCGCGATCCCGGCGACACTGGTGTTCGGCTACGCCTTCCGGGGACTGACGCCGCTGGTCGCGTTCGTGGAGGGTGTGCTGCGGTCGTGGTACATCATCTGA
- a CDS encoding thymidine kinase encodes MHAITNSGWVEVITGSMFSGKTEELLRRLRRAEIAGQEIAVFKPAVDDRYGEATIGTHNGRQWDAEVVESEGDGVWSITDAMNGEQVVAVDEANFFDETLVAVCEALAADGRRVIVSGTDQTFRAEPFEPVPQLMAIAEYVDKLQAICSVCGEPATRNQRLIEGEPAHADDPTIMVGAEESYEARCRNCHTLRRE; translated from the coding sequence ATGCACGCTATCACCAACTCCGGGTGGGTGGAGGTCATCACCGGGAGTATGTTCTCGGGGAAGACGGAGGAACTCCTCCGGCGACTCCGCCGGGCCGAGATCGCGGGCCAGGAGATCGCGGTGTTCAAACCTGCAGTCGACGACCGCTACGGCGAGGCGACGATCGGGACCCACAACGGTCGCCAGTGGGACGCCGAGGTCGTCGAGTCGGAGGGCGACGGCGTGTGGTCGATCACCGACGCGATGAACGGGGAGCAGGTCGTCGCCGTCGACGAGGCGAACTTCTTCGACGAGACGCTCGTCGCGGTCTGTGAGGCACTCGCGGCCGACGGGCGGCGTGTCATCGTCTCCGGGACCGACCAGACCTTCCGGGCGGAACCGTTCGAGCCGGTGCCACAGTTGATGGCCATCGCGGAGTACGTCGACAAGTTGCAGGCGATCTGTTCGGTCTGCGGTGAGCCGGCGACGCGGAACCAGCGACTCATCGAGGGCGAACCGGCCCACGCCGACGATCCGACGATCATGGTCGGGGCCGAGGAGTCGTACGAGGCGCGGTGTCGCAACTGTCATACGCTCCGACGCGAATAG
- a CDS encoding DUF7344 domain-containing protein: MAVTDRLDESEVYDILRNDRRRFVIEHLKQSSGRATVGSLADQLASEESGESPPPKNVRQSVYVSLHQTHLPRLDEAGVVAYDPDSKEVELLDGADAVTVYMEVVEEYGLSTNELYVALSVLGLLSVLASLVAVPGFGWVAPTLVGAGFLAIIALTATYYAIQQGDGFFERFRRGDGRRSGGG; this comes from the coding sequence ATGGCGGTGACAGACAGACTCGACGAGAGCGAGGTGTACGACATCCTCCGGAACGACCGGCGTCGGTTCGTGATCGAACACCTCAAGCAGAGCAGTGGTCGCGCGACGGTCGGGTCGCTCGCGGATCAACTCGCGAGCGAAGAGTCGGGCGAGTCGCCCCCACCGAAGAACGTCCGGCAGAGTGTCTACGTCTCGCTCCACCAGACGCATCTCCCGCGACTCGACGAGGCCGGCGTCGTCGCCTACGACCCCGACTCTAAGGAGGTGGAACTGCTCGACGGTGCGGACGCCGTGACAGTCTACATGGAGGTCGTCGAGGAGTACGGCCTGTCGACCAACGAACTCTACGTCGCGCTCTCCGTGCTCGGCCTGCTCTCGGTGCTGGCTTCGCTGGTGGCGGTGCCGGGGTTCGGCTGGGTGGCTCCGACACTCGTCGGGGCCGGCTTCCTCGCGATCATCGCGCTCACCGCCACCTACTACGCGATCCAGCAGGGAGACGGCTTCTTCGAACGATTCCGCCGGGGAGACGGTCGCCGAAGCGGTGGCGGGTAG
- a CDS encoding DUF7344 domain-containing protein: MSSQGVRQDGGGPAHSELDEADIHDVLRNDRRRLVIERLQEVEDSSESVRELSERIAAEESGESPPPRNIRQSVYVSLHQTHLPKLDDLGIVEYDSDSKRVRLAECADEVAVYMEVVPQDGISWAEYYLGVGLLGLGLSVAVASGMPVLSGMLGTVLVALLFLVLVVSSLYHVSNQEETVLDRLRE; this comes from the coding sequence ATGAGTTCTCAAGGGGTCCGGCAGGACGGGGGAGGTCCTGCACACAGCGAACTCGACGAGGCCGACATCCACGACGTGTTGCGAAACGACCGTCGGCGGCTGGTGATCGAGCGACTGCAGGAGGTCGAGGACAGTAGCGAGAGTGTCCGGGAGTTGTCCGAACGGATCGCGGCCGAGGAGTCTGGGGAGTCTCCGCCGCCGCGAAACATTCGCCAGAGCGTCTACGTCTCGCTCCACCAGACACACTTGCCGAAACTCGACGACCTCGGGATCGTCGAGTACGATTCGGACTCGAAACGGGTCCGGTTGGCGGAGTGTGCCGACGAGGTGGCCGTCTACATGGAGGTCGTTCCACAAGACGGGATCTCGTGGGCCGAGTACTACCTCGGGGTGGGCTTACTCGGACTGGGACTGTCGGTCGCCGTCGCGTCCGGGATGCCGGTCCTGTCGGGGATGCTCGGCACCGTGTTGGTCGCGCTGTTGTTCCTCGTCCTCGTCGTCTCGTCGCTCTACCACGTGTCGAACCAGGAGGAGACCGTACTCGACAGGCTTCGGGAGTGA
- a CDS encoding SpoVR family protein → MRDHRIDARREAAGLGEPVREANALAEKLGLDPYPVNYWIVDYDEMNQLMAYGGFQHRYPHWRWGMQYDRSKKQSQFLGGRAYELVNNDDPSHAFLQESNALVDQKAVITHVEAHADFFKNNSWYRLFGGELDATAMLERHGDAIGRYMEDPDIDRGEVEAFIDAVLCLEDTIDQHRAFDTERSDEDDETPEDLRDRLDEMDISEDVRRQVFDEEWLDRLAEAEEAAARLDEPRKDVLAFLREHGKQYDADSGKAVEMEEWQRDVLDMLRAEAYYFAPQKMTKVMNEGWAAYWESMMMGEERFAGTDEFLSYADHQARVLGSPGLNPYKLGKELWEYVENTVNRREVADKLLRVRGITWRNLTDVVDFDTVQERLAPHPAIDGVTPERLDELAALGDDPRIDQAALDRAIATRDGDVDPDSDEAVDVDTYPWKVLTYEGLAERHFSLVKKQNRGFLRRIGQSELERLARYMFDDEKYDSVAEALADVDYAAGWDRMREIRASHNDVTFLDEFLTQEFVTDNHYFTYEFTHASNDYRVTSTDYEDVKKKLLLQFTNFGKPTVAVYDGNFANRNELLLGHQYNGISLDIGQAKDVLERIYQLWGRPVNLMTIVKELDDHDVEVARRRNREPTPTEVGKRIRYDGERFETYDLDPDLEDRITATDVDYDTKPDDWL, encoded by the coding sequence ATGAGAGACCACAGAATCGACGCACGACGGGAGGCCGCCGGACTGGGTGAACCGGTCCGGGAGGCCAACGCCCTGGCCGAGAAACTCGGCTTGGACCCCTACCCGGTCAACTACTGGATCGTCGACTACGACGAGATGAACCAGTTGATGGCCTACGGCGGCTTCCAGCACCGGTACCCCCACTGGCGGTGGGGGATGCAGTACGACAGATCGAAGAAACAGAGCCAGTTCCTCGGCGGGCGGGCCTACGAACTCGTCAACAACGACGACCCGAGCCACGCTTTCCTGCAGGAGTCGAACGCCCTCGTCGACCAGAAGGCGGTCATCACCCACGTCGAGGCGCACGCCGACTTCTTCAAGAACAACAGTTGGTACCGCCTGTTCGGCGGCGAACTGGACGCGACCGCGATGCTCGAACGCCACGGCGACGCCATCGGTCGGTACATGGAGGACCCCGACATCGACCGTGGCGAGGTCGAGGCGTTCATCGACGCGGTACTGTGTCTGGAGGACACCATCGACCAGCACCGGGCGTTCGACACCGAGCGATCCGACGAGGACGACGAGACACCCGAGGACCTCCGGGACCGCCTCGACGAGATGGACATCTCCGAGGACGTGCGCCGCCAGGTGTTCGACGAGGAGTGGCTGGACCGTCTCGCCGAGGCGGAGGAGGCGGCGGCCAGACTCGACGAACCCCGGAAGGACGTACTGGCGTTCCTCAGAGAACACGGCAAGCAGTACGACGCAGACAGCGGGAAGGCCGTCGAGATGGAAGAGTGGCAACGCGACGTACTCGACATGCTCCGCGCGGAGGCGTACTACTTCGCCCCCCAGAAGATGACGAAGGTGATGAACGAGGGGTGGGCCGCCTACTGGGAGTCGATGATGATGGGCGAGGAGCGGTTCGCCGGCACCGACGAGTTCCTCTCGTACGCCGACCACCAGGCCCGCGTCCTCGGGTCGCCCGGCCTGAACCCCTACAAACTCGGGAAGGAACTGTGGGAGTACGTCGAGAACACGGTCAACCGGCGGGAGGTCGCGGACAAACTCCTCCGCGTGCGGGGCATCACGTGGCGGAACCTGACCGATGTGGTCGACTTCGACACGGTCCAGGAGCGACTCGCGCCGCACCCCGCAATCGACGGTGTGACGCCCGAACGACTGGACGAACTGGCGGCACTCGGCGACGACCCGCGTATCGACCAGGCGGCCCTCGACCGAGCCATCGCGACCCGCGACGGCGACGTCGACCCCGACAGTGACGAGGCCGTCGACGTGGACACATACCCGTGGAAGGTGCTGACCTACGAGGGACTCGCCGAGCGACACTTCTCGCTCGTGAAGAAGCAGAACCGTGGCTTCCTGCGTCGCATCGGCCAGTCGGAACTGGAGCGACTGGCCCGGTACATGTTCGACGACGAGAAGTACGACTCGGTCGCCGAGGCGCTGGCGGACGTGGACTACGCCGCCGGGTGGGACCGGATGCGCGAGATCAGAGCGAGTCACAACGACGTGACCTTCTTAGACGAGTTCCTCACCCAGGAGTTCGTCACCGACAACCACTACTTCACCTACGAGTTCACCCACGCGAGCAACGACTACCGCGTGACGTCGACCGACTACGAGGACGTGAAGAAGAAACTGCTCTTGCAGTTCACGAACTTCGGGAAGCCGACCGTCGCGGTGTACGACGGGAACTTCGCCAACCGGAACGAACTGCTCCTCGGCCACCAGTACAACGGGATCAGTCTCGACATCGGGCAGGCGAAGGACGTGCTGGAGCGCATCTACCAGTTGTGGGGTCGCCCGGTGAACCTGATGACCATCGTGAAGGAACTCGACGACCACGACGTGGAGGTCGCCCGCCGGCGGAACCGCGAGCCGACACCCACGGAAGTCGGCAAACGCATCCGGTACGACGGGGAGCGATTCGAGACTTACGACCTCGATCCGGACCTCGAAGACCGGATCACGGCGACCGACGTGGACTACGACACGAAGCCAGACGACTGGCTCTGA
- a CDS encoding YeaH/YhbH family protein has translation MGLRDDLDRFREVGEQRREDLKEFISYGDLGGSGPNSINVPIKVVDLPEFAYDPRDKGGVGQGQGGTPDVGQPVGQPQPGDGDEDGDPGEEGGDHEYYQMDPEEFAQELDEELGLDLEPKGKEVIEEVEGDFTELTRAGPNSTLDFEQLFKRGLKRKLAMDFDEDYVREAMTVAGVTPREVFEWCREQNILVSQAWIDDEWDALEAERGRWDSFDEMEANVERTTTIQRIRRDGLRNVPFRREDERYRHPEVVEKKQKNVVVVNIRDVSGSMREKKRELVERTFTPLDWYLTGKYDNAEFVYIAHDAEAWRVDRDDFFGIRSGGGTKISSAYELAKEVLEEEYPWSEWNRYVFAAGDSENSSNDTTENVIPLMEEIPANLHAYVETQPGGNAINATHAEEVERALGDTGNVVVTYVSTPEDVIDAIYDVLSTEADE, from the coding sequence ATGGGACTGAGAGACGATCTGGACAGATTCCGCGAGGTCGGCGAACAGCGCCGTGAGGACCTGAAGGAGTTCATCAGCTACGGCGACCTCGGTGGCTCCGGCCCGAACAGCATCAACGTCCCGATCAAGGTCGTCGACCTGCCGGAGTTCGCCTACGACCCCCGCGACAAGGGCGGCGTCGGACAGGGACAGGGCGGCACGCCGGACGTGGGCCAACCGGTCGGTCAGCCACAACCCGGCGACGGCGACGAGGACGGCGACCCCGGCGAGGAGGGCGGCGACCACGAGTACTACCAGATGGATCCCGAGGAGTTCGCCCAGGAACTGGACGAGGAACTGGGGCTCGATCTGGAACCCAAAGGCAAGGAAGTGATCGAGGAGGTCGAAGGCGACTTCACCGAACTCACCCGCGCCGGGCCGAACTCGACGCTCGACTTCGAGCAGTTGTTCAAACGCGGCCTGAAGCGCAAACTGGCGATGGACTTCGACGAGGACTACGTCCGGGAGGCGATGACGGTCGCCGGCGTGACGCCGCGCGAGGTGTTCGAGTGGTGCCGCGAACAAAACATCCTCGTCTCGCAGGCGTGGATCGACGACGAGTGGGACGCGCTCGAAGCCGAACGCGGCCGGTGGGACTCCTTCGACGAGATGGAGGCGAACGTCGAGCGCACGACGACCATCCAGCGCATCCGCCGCGACGGCCTGCGGAACGTCCCGTTCCGCCGGGAGGACGAGCGCTACCGGCACCCCGAAGTGGTGGAGAAGAAGCAGAAGAACGTCGTCGTCGTCAACATCCGGGACGTCTCCGGGTCGATGCGCGAGAAGAAGCGCGAACTCGTCGAGCGAACCTTCACGCCGCTGGACTGGTATCTGACGGGCAAGTACGACAACGCCGAGTTCGTCTACATCGCCCACGACGCGGAGGCGTGGCGGGTGGACCGCGACGACTTCTTCGGCATCCGGTCGGGCGGCGGGACGAAGATCTCGTCGGCGTACGAACTGGCGAAGGAGGTGCTGGAGGAGGAGTACCCGTGGAGCGAGTGGAACCGCTACGTCTTCGCGGCGGGCGACTCCGAGAACTCCTCGAACGACACGACGGAGAACGTGATCCCCCTGATGGAGGAGATCCCCGCCAACCTCCACGCCTACGTGGAGACGCAACCCGGCGGGAACGCGATCAACGCGACCCACGCCGAGGAGGTCGAGCGAGCACTGGGCGACACGGGTAACGTCGTCGTCACGTACGTCTCGACCCCCGAGGACGTGATCGACGCCATCTACGACGTGCTGAGCACGGAGGCAGACGAATGA
- a CDS encoding PrkA family serine protein kinase, which produces MRSSDYIRAGDEALTGAYEEPMSLADYVDAAFERPSIASHASKYLLEAIESMGTREVVEEGEQKERYRFFDDPHNDGEHAVLGNTEVLNGFVDDLRTIAADRGKGEKIIWFDGPTATGKSELKRCLVNGLREYSKTEAGRRYTVEWNVANAEDTRGLSYGEERREREDDWYESPVQSHPLTVFPPEVRKRLLADLNAELDDHIPITVDEDLDPFCREAYRYLEEEYRRAGKADLFSRIADPGHLRVKNYVVDVGQGIGILHSEDDGSPKERLVGSWMMGMLRELDSRGRKNPQAFSYDGVLSQGNGLLTVVEDATQHSDLLQKLLNVPDEGRVKLDKGIGMDIDTQLLVISNPDLDVELDKFADRNGRDPLKALKRRLDKHEFRYLTNLSLEAELIQRELTNETTVWEANDYADLEARIREPLHVTVRDNRGRAIDRELAPHTITAAALYSVVTRLDGEDVPPGLDLVDKAIIYDQGYLQSGDERHEKRDYDFDDDSNDGSHGIPVTYTRDVIADLLHEDRDRHHPDLPVERVIMPDDVLDAMADDLKSAPVFSRGEATEYETRLAGVKKQIFERQERDVLSALLAEKGVEEETVAEYVEHVYAWDADEQIETERGPVDPDPLLMKLFETEHLGRFSSAAYQGNEPTDPVVEFRREKIITAINRYAWENRDDDFAIEDVDLSSIPVIRAVLDTNDWEDVQRLFEDFDPRQWDDPPANTETARVKERTIAEMTTHGYSEASAELTSRAVLREVSYKWD; this is translated from the coding sequence ATGCGTTCTTCAGATTACATCCGGGCGGGCGACGAGGCGCTCACGGGGGCCTACGAGGAGCCGATGAGCCTCGCCGACTACGTGGACGCGGCCTTCGAGCGCCCGAGCATCGCCAGCCACGCCTCGAAGTACTTGCTGGAAGCCATCGAGTCGATGGGGACCCGCGAGGTCGTCGAGGAGGGCGAACAGAAGGAGCGCTACCGCTTCTTCGACGACCCGCACAACGACGGCGAGCACGCGGTCCTCGGCAACACCGAGGTGCTGAACGGCTTCGTCGACGACCTGCGGACGATCGCCGCAGACCGGGGGAAGGGCGAGAAGATCATCTGGTTCGACGGCCCCACCGCGACGGGCAAGTCCGAACTGAAGCGCTGTCTCGTCAACGGCCTGCGCGAGTACTCGAAGACAGAGGCAGGGCGACGGTACACGGTCGAGTGGAACGTCGCCAACGCCGAAGACACGCGTGGGCTGAGCTACGGCGAGGAACGCAGAGAGCGCGAGGACGACTGGTACGAGTCACCCGTCCAGTCGCACCCGCTCACCGTCTTCCCGCCGGAGGTCCGGAAGCGACTGCTCGCCGACCTCAACGCCGAACTGGACGACCACATCCCCATCACGGTGGACGAGGACCTCGACCCCTTCTGCCGGGAGGCGTACCGCTACCTCGAAGAGGAGTACCGCCGCGCCGGGAAGGCCGACCTGTTCAGTCGCATCGCCGACCCCGGCCACCTCCGCGTGAAGAACTACGTCGTGGACGTGGGGCAGGGCATCGGCATCCTCCACTCCGAGGACGACGGCAGTCCGAAGGAGCGACTCGTCGGGTCGTGGATGATGGGGATGCTCCGGGAACTGGACTCCCGTGGCCGGAAGAACCCGCAGGCGTTCAGCTACGACGGCGTGCTGTCGCAGGGGAACGGTCTGCTGACGGTCGTGGAGGACGCGACCCAGCACTCCGACCTGCTCCAGAAACTGCTGAACGTCCCCGACGAGGGGCGCGTCAAACTGGACAAGGGCATCGGGATGGACATCGACACGCAACTGCTCGTCATCTCGAACCCCGATCTGGACGTGGAACTCGACAAGTTCGCGGACAGAAACGGCAGAGACCCCCTGAAGGCGCTGAAGCGCCGACTCGACAAACACGAGTTCCGGTACCTGACGAACCTCTCGCTGGAGGCCGAGTTGATCCAGCGGGAGTTGACGAACGAAACGACAGTGTGGGAGGCGAACGACTACGCCGACCTTGAGGCCCGCATCCGCGAGCCACTGCACGTGACGGTGCGGGACAACCGGGGGCGGGCCATCGACCGGGAACTCGCACCCCACACCATCACCGCTGCCGCACTCTACAGCGTCGTGACCCGACTCGACGGCGAGGACGTGCCGCCGGGACTGGACCTGGTCGACAAGGCCATCATCTACGATCAGGGCTACCTCCAGTCGGGCGACGAGCGCCACGAGAAGCGCGACTACGACTTCGACGACGACTCCAACGACGGGAGCCACGGCATCCCGGTGACGTACACCCGCGACGTCATCGCGGACCTGCTCCACGAGGACCGCGACCGCCACCACCCGGACCTCCCCGTGGAACGCGTCATCATGCCCGACGACGTGCTGGACGCGATGGCCGACGACCTGAAGTCGGCCCCGGTGTTCTCCCGCGGCGAGGCGACCGAGTACGAGACGCGCCTGGCGGGCGTGAAAAAGCAAATCTTCGAGCGACAGGAGCGGGACGTCCTCTCGGCGCTGCTGGCCGAGAAGGGCGTCGAGGAGGAGACCGTCGCCGAGTACGTCGAACACGTCTACGCGTGGGACGCGGACGAACAGATCGAGACGGAACGCGGCCCGGTCGATCCGGACCCCCTGCTGATGAAGCTGTTCGAGACGGAACACCTCGGGCGCTTCTCGTCGGCCGCCTACCAGGGGAACGAGCCGACCGATCCGGTGGTGGAGTTCCGCCGGGAGAAGATCATCACCGCGATCAACCGCTACGCGTGGGAGAACCGCGACGACGACTTCGCCATCGAGGACGTGGACCTGTCGAGCATCCCGGTGATCCGGGCGGTGCTGGACACGAACGACTGGGAGGACGTCCAGCGCCTGTTCGAGGACTTCGACCCGCGCCAGTGGGACGACCCGCCGGCCAACACCGAGACGGCCCGCGTGAAAGAGCGCACCATCGCGGAGATGACGACCCACGGCTACAGCGAGGCGTCGGCCGAACTGACCAGCCGTGCGGTGCTCAGAGAGGTGAGTTACAAATGGGACTGA